A window of Punica granatum isolate Tunisia-2019 chromosome 8, ASM765513v2, whole genome shotgun sequence genomic DNA:
CACCTACTTTGTCGTAACTCTGATGAACACCGGGACCAGCTAAAGCTCCTCATATGTTGCATGTGTTTTGTCTATTGCAACGAAATGAAAATGCAGTAACACAATAATCCATCATATTATACAGGCAACTAAAATTTCAAACATGCTGTGGAATTTCAAGCACTGCTTGGACTTTCCAGAGCCTCTAGGACATGGCCCTTGAAACTCCACGAGACAACTGTAATGTTGTAACCGTTAAATGAGACATTCCTATGGCGTTGATAGAGTATTTCTATTTTGTTGTTGCGTGAGAGAAGGTGCGCCGGTAGTTCCAATGGTCGGCTCTGTTCTTGCCGGGTTTCTGTAGGACTCTATCAGTTCCAAAGTGGTTCTATGGGTTCAACCATGCAGCATTCTGGGGTTCCAGAGGTTTGCATGGGTCATGAGATCTTATTAAAACAGGTGATTAGATGTCACCGGAGCATAATCAATGGTTTCAAGGTTTTAGCCATCACTCAGGGTGCCCCAATTGTCCACACGGTAAAGGCCCTTGAGAGGATGTTGTGGCAATTTACAAGATACCATAAAGCTAGCTACTGATCGAGAGCCAAGACAATACTTAACATTACATTTCATCTCAGATAATTGGCACTGGCTATCCATATGCAATAACACTAATTCAATAAATGTTTCACAGCACACTCCAGAGAATATTAACATTGACAAAACCGAAAAACTAAATGGGAGCTCACTCATATGAAGTTTCATTTGCAGAGATACATTGTTTTGGTTCGATACGCTAAGTCTAGCTGGTGATATTGAAAAGAAACCACCACTCTAGTGTACAAAATGAATCTCGTATAACTCGTATTTCCATCAGAAACCGAAAAGAAACTGATGAACCCTAAAAGAATCATTAAGTTTCCTCCCTGTCAAACCCAAACTTATAGCCCTAGTTTCATGAACAATAATGTGGATGGCATTGATAACCCTGACAAAATTTCCTTCAGACACTTGATTCTTCATCATTGTCATTCTACATATACCAAAATTGGATAGAGAAATCAGGATGGAACTGTCATAGCTGGTCTATACCGTCTAAGATCGAGTCCACGTCAGGGGTTACTACGGCGCGCTTGTTGAGTTCTCCCACCACACAGCAGTGCTTGTCCTCGATATTCATGGCTACGGCATCCTGAGCGAACACGCAATTTGACCCCACAGATACCTGCGAtccattaattatttataaagcCATATTCCAACTCATAATTCGTTCTAAAAGGTTACTGACTTCCATTATAATTATGAGGAAACTATATGATCAAcatacaaattaaaaaatgattcataaattatcatttttcatcAAGAATTTCAATGGACGTCCACTAAATTTTCCCCCTTTCTATTCCTTTCAATCCTTTCGGGCTTTTGTATACTCACATCATAAAGACTGTCACCGAGCTTCAGCTTGATGGCGCCGCTACGATGTACCAGCATCTTGCCCATGAAGCCTGCTGGCAAATCATCTAGTTTGCAGCCCTTTCTCGAACTCTTTGAGCTTTCAGTTATCTCTTCGCCTTCCGAAGAAGCAGACCGCTTCATCATTGGTAATGATGGCGGTAACTGAATAAAGAACATGCTTGGTTCCAAATTCTCTTCCTGTATACACAACAGTCCCGTGTGAGTTATATTGTAGTCTTTCAGATTAGAGTTTGTCTACATTTCTAGAAGGGGTACAAACCACAAGGCCGAGTTCTTCTGCTGAGTTTGTTAAGTTTTCGTCAAAAGTCGCAGTCTCTGAAGCCTCGCCAAACTCCTCTTCATCGAGAAGTTCTGCAAGAAATGGAAATGGCAATATTTGAACAATCATGAGGCTTCATCGTGATTCACGACATAAAATTGGACAAAGGGATGGGAAAAAAATGCCACCAACTAAAAGTAGCTGAACCTGTAACAGgaggattttttttcaagtttatgctttcatttaaaagaaaattgagacCAGCCAATACATGATAACACTTGGCTGAGGTCTCTTTAATAATAACAGGGAaaccttctctttttttttttccttcttttttttctccattaaACAGGAAACGTTCTCCACGAATAGATATACCTAAGTGCCAATCCGAATATCTATTAAGTAAATGTCTTGGAAGCTCTTGCTTGCATCTTCTGAGAACATGAATGCATACCTGGATTTCCTGAGTACGGCCTCCTCAGAGGAAGAGTTACCGGATAATAAGTATAATAATCCTGCAATTAGCAGAAAAAACCGAGATCGATAAGTTGAGCACACAGATGCAGACCATACAGCTGTGGAAAATATCAGTTTTTTGTTTTACCAACCCATGGTTCTTGGTATTCTTTCTCCATTCTTAGGAACGAACCATCGAAACTACCTGCAGCAAGAAAGATCAAGTACCTACAAAGTATTTGAAACAGGCAGCGGGACGAAAAGAAGCAGAAGAGAAGAATACTTGCTGTAGTAGATAAGAGGAGAGACCTTGATGGTTGTTACCGTTACTGGCTTTACTTCGTGTACCATAAGACTTTATTGATGTCACAGCACCGCCATAACCAAATGCGATTTGTGATGGTGCCACTGCAAAATTTTACGGCAAAAGTGAATTCAGAGTCCAGAAAGTAGAGTAGTAATCTAACCAATAGATAAATAACATTAACAAAATTCAcctttcctctcaactttagCTTTTCCCTTCAAGATGCCTTCCTAGCAAGATGATGAAAAAAGTACAtcaaaggagaagaagaagatgaacgaACCATTTTATTCTACAGCAAAGAAAAATGCCAAAAGTTGCAGGCTTACATTGAAACGCCGCAACAAATCCTTGGCCTTggaatcatcatcatcatcatctttcaCTTCACTACATTGAACAATCAGATAAAAAGTAGTTCAACGGAAATTTAGGCAACCAATGGAATGTAAATCATAAACCAATAAGATGAGAACCGCATACATTTTAACAGCAGCAGGCTTCGGTTTTCTGGTGGGAGGAGCTTTTGGTGCAAATCTCACCTACAAGGCAATACACAAAATGATGAGTTAACAGGATACATTAGACAAGAAAACATGAACTGGctcaaaaacaaaatcaacGGGCTCCTTATTAAAATGATGTAAACCGTAAATCCATTGCTATAATGTGCGGATAGATTGAAATCTGGATGAGTGTGGGCATCAACAAATATCCAGGGAAGCATCAGAAAAACGGATAAGAAATTGCTATTGAGAATAGTATGAACATATAATTATGGTGAAAGAGCACACCTTCCTAGGGGCAGCCCCACCGCCAATCGGAGGTTTTGACTCCATTGAAGTCCTACATGACAACAGAAAGTTAGCTGCCAGTTAAAGATTAACTGACACAATCAGCCATTCAGACAGAGCAGGCAATACAGCAGAAAAGTACACAGGCGCAACATGGTAAAGCGCAGAAGGCACGATTTACACTATGCAAATGAGCAAACTTTTCCGACACCATCACTTCCAATAAAAAATCGCTATTCGGGCTCCACATTCGACAATCATTTGGAACACATTAtcattttgttctttttccaTAAGGATTGCTCTCACTCTCTCATTACTATGAGCTATATAGAAAATAATCCAATCACatatacaaaatcaaaacttCACAGCCACAAAACATCAAGCAGGTGCTGATGATCATCCGAAGCTGATGGGGAGCAAAACCAACTCGATTGGACACCGCCTGTATCGTCCCCGTAATTCGCTCTAACAATCAACAATGGCACACATTCATAAAGAACTCCAACACCACCAGATGCAGAAGTACCATGATAAACAGCAAAGAAgatcaagagaagagaagaaaacaatgaacatggccatgaaggttAATGGGCATCCTTCAACATGGAAGCAAGCGACTAAGGCAAGCATGTTTACGTACCCGGCGAGTTTCAGAAGGCTTGAGCAGAAGTTATTGTCGGAGGAGAAGGCAGAGCATCAAAGAGCAGAGGCGGCCAACTCCAACTACAGAGAAACCTCTGGCTCCAGCATTTTATTTTCgacaaaattgacaatttggtccctgaaagatACACCTTACTGCAAATTGGTCCGAAATATTTTGTGTGTACTAGTTAGTCCTTTCGTTCGATTTTGTGGCAGATCCCTGACAGAAAGTGGTGACAGGGCCGTTAATTGGCACTATGGCCATTTTAATTGCCTCGTTGGTCAGAAGAAAGGAACTTGTCGAATTTCGAAACATAGGGTTCTGTACAGAGGATTCTGTACAGACAAAAATGAAGGCTACCCAAGTGTGACCGAGCCTTCTGTAAACGAACAGAACAGCACAATCTTCCAACAACAATCAATTGAATTCACAAGACCAACATTAATGCAGAGGAATCTTTCCTAACCCTATCTTCTGAGGACGTCACCATGTTTGGCACCACCATAAAAGAGCCTTCTGCCATTTGGTTTTGATCTATCCTCGTTTCTTCCATTAGAACCCGAAACCAAACCGAGGGGACCATTGCTCCTCTTTCCATTTGGCTATTTACTAGGGAAGAATGATGTCCATCACACAAAACCTCATCCCCTCACTATCGTAGTTCATCTTCGGTGTGATTGATGTGTCCACCCCTTGATTACCTCCAGCAAAATCTCATTCCACGTATCGATCGGCCCAGGCAGGCACCAGTGGACACAATCGTTCTGGACCCGATCCTGGACCCCGTATGCAAATGGGAATGGGTACAAGTACGGGCCTGGGTGCTCGTCAAGCCTGAGCAGCGATAGTCTAGTCACATCCAGGCCTCGAGCCTGAACCCGTCCATATCCCGCGTATCCTCCTTGGCAGATTGGGCCTCTTCCAGCTCAATTTTCCTCATCTCTGCGTCCATGCCCTGGAGTGGCTTTCAACACTGTCAATTCAGTGCTTCCTCCAATCTCCCAACATCGGCGTGTCCGGCAGCGATCATTCGTAGGATCTCCCCGCTACTCAACCTCGCTCCAGGTGGTTCAATTATGGTTTCCTCTCTGAGCCAATTTGAGGCTAATATGATTTTGCCTTTTGTTTCTGGGAGGGTTTGACTTCAGGGATGAGCTCTTGTGGCAATTAACGGCCATGTCACCACTTTCCGTTAGGGACCTGCCACAAATTCGAACGGAAGGACTAAATGGTTCTAACATTTGAAACGTTCGGACTAACTAAGTACATACAAATTATTTCAGCGATCAACTTGCAGTAAGGTGTATCTTTAAGGGACCAAATTGAccattttatcttttattttctgacacaaaaaaaaagtgtattttattattttcatcatGGGCTGATTGGGCATGGTGTGAGTCAACCCATGAGGCCCT
This region includes:
- the LOC116215905 gene encoding uncharacterized protein LOC116215905 → MESKPPIGGGAAPRKVRFAPKAPPTRKPKPAAVKIEVKDDDDDDSKAKDLLRRFNEGILKGKAKVERKVAPSQIAFGYGGAVTSIKSYGTRSKASNGNNHQGSFDGSFLRMEKEYQEPWDYYTYYPVTLPLRRPYSGNPELLDEEEFGEASETATFDENLTNSAEELGLVEENLEPSMFFIQLPPSLPMMKRSASSEGEEITESSKSSRKGCKLDDLPAGFMGKMLVHRSGAIKLKLGDSLYDVSVGSNCVFAQDAVAMNIEDKHCCVVGELNKRAVVTPDVDSILDGIDQL